The genomic region CCCTCTCAAAAGGGCTGAGCAGGTCGCAATGGTGGTCTCGCTGCGTGCAAGGCGCGGAGCATGTCTGACCAGCCCCCTCATCCCCACGTCCGAATCCCGCAGTACCCGACGCCGCGAGATGCTTGATTGGAGCCCCAAAGGTCCCATCTGATGCTGCGGTGGCATGGGGGCCAAGCGTGATTCGCATGTGTTGGCGAGTCTGTTGGTTGGGCCCGCAGCTAAGGCAGAAAGCCCATGTCGTGCATTGCTGCTTACGGGAGGGGAACCCAGGCGACTTTTCCCTTCCCCTCCTGCTTCGTTTTGGCCTCGACCGACAATCGACTCGTTGTCGCCCGCCTTCTTGCATCTGGGGGCTGGGGATCGAGGTTGTACCATCAACGCGTGACATCGTCCTTGTGCCGGTGCGTCGAGCATCGCCCCATCCCGGTCGTCTCGCAGCGCATGCACATGGCCATGAGCCCACCCCGCGATATCTAAAGTTGTCAACGTAGTTGCCAGAATAGTACGCTCCGCCCACCACTTGGTAATACAGTGAGTATATGGTGCAGATGACGCATGGCCTAGTGCTGTATGTAGGTATTGTGTGTATCGCCCCCGCGCGATGCACCCGCAGCATGGAGCTGATGATAGTTGCGAAGCCGAGTCTGCCCAGACCCACGTAAAGAGATCAGACCGCACTGTGATCCGATCGTTTCACAGGGTATCTGAGAGGGAACCCCGCAAAAGGACGTTTCGACAGAGGGAATGTTTCAACAGTGGAGCAGTTTCCCGCAACCTCGTTTGACGAGCCCTGTCAGCCATGTTGGGCCATAATGGTTTGAAAACCTAGGGGGCGCGTCGCAGGGTCAGAGcatgggccgccgccggccccgtgCGTACGAAGTTGCGAACAAACTATACCGCCATCTACACACAGCATCGTCTTGGCTAAATCAGAGATGTCGGACAAGCATGAATTTTGCAGCCGCCCTGCATGTGTCCAAGGACTCCTTGacggcatggccgacgtCTAGAACTCGACGCTGAAGAAGGACGATGCGTGCTACCGACATGGCCGAGACCTGGAAGCGTTCGATAGTCGGGATCGTCGTGAGGCAGAGAATGAGTCGTTGCGAGTTCGGGCAAGTTGCAAAGCGGCCAGCTGTCGATGGGATGAAGGACATTAACGTAACAATGGGAAATGGCACCGCTATTAGCCCACCGAAGGTCGCTCATACGCAAATTCGATATGGTTATGTAGCAACTAGCAAGTACGACTCGCGTACCCCGGTCGTACAGCGCAACCGACCGTCAATTGTGCATTAGAGGCTGCTTCCAAGATCGATTTAGCAAAGATAAAGTTGGCATGGATCTGCATTATCCCACGTTTCGATCATTCTGGATACCCAGTCCATGATCCATGTCGTCGAAAGTGGAAGATGATGCGGCgtgttgccggcgccgagtggagccagccgccggcgaaTGTGGCTAAGTCGGCGTGATGAACGCCCGCTATACTTTGTACAGACGCGCGAGAGCAATCTGGGATTTGGACGCTTCCCAGTCGAGACTGGGACGTTGCAGAGTTCGCCGAAGACTGGGGTAGCAAGTCATGGTAGCAAGCCTGGAGTAGCCACCGTCATCTGATGCTCGCGAGGTCGAGAACCTGGAGACAAGCCACGtgcggcgccagcgcggctCCCGTAGCTTAGCGAGACCGTGAGGAAACGTGCCGAGGCCACCTCAACAGATTTCTCAATTTTGAAGAgttggccgacgaggcgtccCTCGTGTGGGGATGAGCCAGTCTTGTCGGGACATGCCGTTCGCATCACAGCGACCTGCCCTCTCGAGACTCGCTCAACGGCTCCGACCAGGTCTGTGTAATCAATGTGCGCCCTCGGAGAAGGGACGATAAGGACCAGACACctccgtacttcgtacttcgtactgtacCGGGGTAAGACTGTGTTGCCATGGCGCGGCAAGGCTGCCATGGCCACAGACGCAGCGCGCGGTCCGCCGCTCACGGTTTTGTCAAACGGAAGCGCAAGTGCCGCGATTGGCTCCGTCAGCGTGGGCTCCTGATTCGACGGTTCCGGTGCCGAGTTGGACGTTCGGTTGAGTCGAGCCTGTTTGTTGTTGGACCGCGCCCATTAGTGGTCGACAGGAATAGCTTGCCGGTTGATGAGAGATGACGAACCCACAGGACAGGACCAACAGCCCGGCTATCGCTGGCCCTGAATCGACTGCGATAGGCTTGATCGACGTCGATCGTCTGCGTGTTGTAAGAAGGGCACGTTGCATACACGCGCAGATCAACGCCACAGCACGTTTTGTGGGCTGGGGTCTCGCTCTGTTGGGCGACTGGCTGTTGAGAGCAATCTCCTAGCCCTGGAAAAGGCGAAAAGGGAACGAAATTCGGTACTGTGCAGCAGGACGGCGGAGGCATCATTCGTCACCGGTGGAGGATGTGTGCTGACTCGGCGCCCCGGGCATGCTTTACAACCATGGTCTGGATGACGGTTGGCGATagtgtcgtcgacgtggagaTCGAGGAGACGCCTGAGGCAGCCGAGAGGCTAATGCGGTTCGCGGGTGGCCGTGTCGCAGCCGCGCGAGGTCTCAGGGCAGCGATCGGGAGCACTTCCGGGAGGTGATAGGCGATGGTGGACTTCTAGAATACGCCGGCAAGGTTCCGGAgagcgagcgcgaggcgtgggcgcggggTCAGCGTGCAGGGATGGGCAGAGGGCGAAGAATTCgttggacgacgaggcgagagTCAAGGTCAACTGAAAGATTGCCGATCAGGACATGGAAAAGCGTTGTGGCAAGTCAGTGCTTGGGTTATAGGCCACGGCAGCACTGAAGTCAGCGGCGAGCCCTCCACCGCCCTCCATCAGTTGCTCTCAGGGGCACCGCCAGCTGCACCGGGACGGGAGTCACTCGCTCAACTGCCTGGCGGAGCCGGCGGGGAGCCTGCTGGTGTAGAGGTCACCTTGGCTAGGTACAGTACTAACTTAGAGGTAGGTCCCGTCAGTACTAATCGGTCCAGGCAGGGCACAGCAGAGTGATACCCGCGATCAGTCACCCATCTGGGACAAACATCATTGAATTCTGCCCTGCTGAAGGAGCGGCATGCCCCCCCCTTTGGGCCATGTCCTTCAGGGGCATACTGACATCGCATGCATCGCCCATTCGTCCGATGCCGTTCGATCGCATATTCCCTATGGGTTAGTAAATAAAGCATGCCGGTTACTCAGGCAGGTGCTGCTTTCTCTCCAGACGAGGCAGGCGTACAGGGGAGCTCGTCTGATGCTGTTGGGACGCTGTCCTCGGTGCATCGGCGGTGCTACTTGCGCGCTACTAGCGCTGGCATGGCGGACCGCGTGTGCGCCCGCGCTGTGCTGGCAGTGAGGGGGAGTGGCCAGTGGAGCGTCTTACGGGGTTCCAGTATCTTAGCTTGTCACTGGCAGGCgttcatcggcatcggccagcATCACAGGGCAAAGTTGGGGTACCTTAATAACTTATGCCCCGGTCCCGGCTTCCATCTAGCTTCTACGCTTGTCCCCGCTGCAGTGAGTCGTTCGCAAGTGATTTTCCAGGCTGCAGTGCCTGAGGTAGAGACCACCACGTAAGGTAGAGGTAGAACAGGTGCACTAATAAGTGCTGGTAGGGTAGCAGTTGTTGGGATGTGGTCGCCAGCCACAGAGGTGGCCCCGCAACTGAAAGGGCTTGTTAGGGCAGGCGCGGGGCCAGCACAGGTGGAGGAACTGGTAATGGCAATGGTGGTGGTAAAACTTACCGTAAGGCACCTACCTAACATCAGACTCTTCTTTTTTGGCGCGCATCCACATTTGCCCCCTTCGCCCCACTGCACTTGAACAGGGACAGTGACCAACATCTCACATCAAGAGCCTGTTTCTGCCACTGCCTTATACTGCATACTACATACTTTGCGGACAGGGGTTgtgggggagagggagagagacagaACGAGCGAGGCACGTCACagctctcctcgtcgttcGACCGACCGATCGTCAGTCGCGGTCGGGCGATGGTGCGGAGGCGGGGACAGAGAAGCTTGCTGGGCTccctggcaagcctggccaggctggctggctggcggcaaGACGAACCGGGGGTACTAAGCTAAAGGCAGATGGCAGGGTCATTTTTGCCAACGGACTCGCCGGTGTGCTTATGCCGGTCATTTGTTCGTACGAGCATCCACGCAAGGCGATCAAGGGTGGGCGCAGAGGAACAAACGGCCAAAGGGTCGTGATCACCTCACATTGCCTTTTGCAGAACGGGCTTAAGTAAACAAGGttgaggcgcgcggcgcatgATGGAAACATGTCACGATACCATACCTACCAAAATGTTCGCCCACGCCCTGGGGAGGGCCGCCCAATCATGAGGCCCGCCAGGCCCATCAGGTGAAGCACCGCTGGGCAGGTAGCACTAAGTTACTAGGTAAGGTCCCATCCCATGAACTGTGGGGAGGCACCGCCAGCCACCGCCCTGCACGCCGGTCGCTGCAGAAGAGCCATCTTTTCCACTCTCGCCgcccctggcctggcggggATGGGGATGAGGGGGGGGAGACGGGAGACGGGGGGGAATCCATCCTGACTGAGCTGTAGCGCTGCGAGGTTGGTGGTGTGTCCCTCACCTTGGCTTATTAGGAGGCAGGTgtgggaggggaggggggaggggacgatCATGTaccctcttctcctcgttGCCTGCGATCCGGCGCGGTGCTGCTGTAATAATAGTTTGTCGCCCCCTTTGTCAACATTCTCACCAACCTACCTTAGCTGGGTCAAGTctggtgcttgcttgcttgcttgccagCTGTCGGTCAAGTTGCGTTGCTCGGGCCTGCTTCCCCGTCTTCGCCTGGTCGACCCTCTATGCCGGCCTCGATCcgtccctccatccatccatccatccgctTCTCTCGTGACATTTATTAtcaccctcggcgccgccctcttgTCGAGCCCGGTCGCATACCTCGCCCACCATCCTCGACAactcgtcttcgtcttcccTTTGCTCTCTCCCCTTGCCCCCCCTACCGCGCACTTCTCTCTTCGCCGGGCAGACGTCTTCAACAACGGCCCGCCTCCTGACATCCTAGATTCCTTGGGCGCCGCTTTTCTCACCACGGAGGGGTTGCCTACCTCATCAGGGCAGCTCAGCTTGAGGCAGCGAGACGGCGACTTCTTGTCGCCTCCCGGCCTGTCTCGATCCTCTCATCATCCCCGTGGGCTTGGTTTCCGTGACCATGAACAGCTGAGGCCCGCCATCGCGAAGCGCAGCGACTCATGCACTTCCCAGCCGACTTCCGTCTCTTTtctctactactactactactccgTACCCACCGATAAGATCTCCATCTCTCAACTTGAGCCGCCATGCTGCTTTACACGCGggtcgcgccgcccaaggTTCCCAAGCGACGCTCCCGAGCTGGTGAGTTTCTCCGCGCGCCCCGGCACCCCGGCCAATTGACCGCTGACGACATGTCTCATCCGTCTGCGGGGTGCAGGTTGCAATTTTTGGTAAGACAGGGTGCCCCCTTTGCCATGTGCCCTGATTTGATGATGACAACGGGCTGGACGAAAAACAATGACTGacacccgccgcgcccgcgcgggcACTATACAGCAAAGAAAAGGTACGCTatacacacatacacgcATCATCCTTtttcgccctcgtcctcgtctcccatcatcaccaaaAGATGAAAAGAAAACTTACAATCGTCTTCCACAAATCAGAAGAAAAAGTGCGACGAGGCCCGTCCACGGTGCACGCGTTGTGAGGAAAACGGCCATGAGTGCCGCTACGACCCCGTCAAgccccgccagcgccgtagggccgaccagcagcaggctgcaGAGCTTGGCCAACAATACCAacagcccgacgacgacgacggggtcgacgacggagtcgacaacgacggcggacaaggcggcggcggcagcggcggcgcaaatCATGCggacggccagcagggctcCGCGGGCGCAGCGGCTGCGGGTATAGGCACTGTCCGTCCCAGCCGCGCAGGGACCCCCCAGCGCGCtgcccaccgcccgccgccgctctcgtTGACAACGGCGGGGCTCGCACGGCAACAccgccaacgcgccgccgccgcccccctgTGCCATGCCCGGGGAGGAAGCTCGTCATCCGACGCCTCCCCCGATACCGCCTCTGACGACTGGCCCCAaagcgccgccaccgccgtcgccggccaaCCCAACAACCCGCTtcaccatcatcggccgTAtgcagcgccgacgaccgacTCGGCGGTGTCGTCCGCCGCACCTTACACCCCTTGCACGGATTTTGGCGCCTTCTCCTTTGACCCCTTTGACGCTTCTATAATTCTTCCGCCCAACGACGGCACTgtgggccatgatgatgacggtgatgTCTCCCCGACCATCGCCAACGATTTTGCCGGCTTCTCGCCCGatgcctcgtcgccagcagcagcatcgcccaCCTCCAGCCGGTCCCTCACCCTtgtgccgccctcgcctcgcctaGAGTTCACGGCGCCCGCCTTCTACGAGTTCTCGCATGATGCGGGCCGCCGCAACCTCATCGCGCACTTCTGCAACACGCTCTCGCACCTCATCGTCCTGCGCGAGGATGAGGGCAACAACCCCTTCCAGCAGCTCGTGCTGCCGCTCTCCCACGGCAGTCAGGCCGTCACGGGCGCCATCTacgccctcgccagcgcccACCTCGAGGTCCGCGGCGTTGACCCGGGCGGGGCCCACGCCAGCGTCCGCTATCACAGCCAGGCCATCCAGGGCCTGGCCCGCCTGAttgagcagggcgacggcgtcgataGAAACGAGCTGCTTGCGGCCATCATGCTGCTCATATACTATGAAGTGGTGCGTGCTCGCCCAGCCCCCCGGTATCTCGTGTCATGGTAACCGGGCTAACTTGGCTCCGTCCTCGCAGCTTGTTCAGCGTGGCCGCTCCAACCTCGTTGACGGCCACCTCAAaggcgccatggccatcatGGGCAACGGCTCTCCTCAGAACAACCCAACTGGCGTCTTCCTTGAGCGGGTAAGTTCCTTTTTAAGGTCTGCGTTTCGTGTATGCTAGGTGACGTCTGACAACCCACTTAGGCCTTCCGGTTTTACGatgtcatcgccgccctctcgTTTGGCACCGCCCCTCTGTCCAACTGCCCGTCCAGCGGTGGCTTCACCCCCTTTGCGCCGCTTGACTCGCGCGGCACCACTGTGGCGTACGACAGCGTCGATGCGCTACTGGGCATGGCCACCTCGTTGTGGCCCGTCATCCACCGCCTGTCCAATCTGCTCGCCATGAAGAACGAGCTCACCGCAGCCGTCACCGCGGGGGAGCtctccaaggccgccgtgcTTCGCGCCGAGTTCGACTCCAcgtgcgccgccatcgagtTCGCGCTGCAGGAGTGGGAGCCCATACTCCCCCaggtcctgcagcagcagcagcagcagcagcgctgccccgacgaggaggacaaggctatggacgaggagcgctGCCGGCTGCAGAGCATCCTGAACAGCGCGCTCGCGTACCGCCACTCGGCATTCGTGTACCTCTACCGCAGCATATACGACTGCCCACGGGAGCACCCGGTGGTGCAGCTGCACACGCACGTCAGCCTGACGCACTGCGAGGCGACGGTggcccacggcggccccaTGGGGTCGCTGCTGTGGCCTCTCTTCGTCAGCGCGTGCGAGGCCATGGAGCCGGCCGACCGGGCACTGGCACGGCGCTCGTTTGCGGGCATCTCGCGCCGCCAGGGGATGAAGAACATTGAGCGGGCGTGGTGCGTGGTCGAGGAGGTGTGGCTGCGGGCGGACGCACAGCAGAACaccgcggcagcggcggcggcggcggcggaccaagaggaggagaacaTGGGGTTCTTCAAGATGCCGCCGGCAACGAAGCGCCGGGGAGACCTCTGGCGCAAGGTGAGCGCGGACATGGGCTGGACAATCGTTTTTGGGTGATGTGCCTGGCGGAGGGTGGGTGATTTTTTGGGAACCGTGATACCGGGCGTTTGGAGTAGCCAAGTTAGTAGCTACTAACAACGATACAGTAATGGCCCTGTTCGCAAGCGCAGCGGAGGGTAACTGCTAAGTTAGAAGAGGGTAAATCGGCGCCCTGCGCTGATGGATGGTGGCGGAGTGAGAGAATAAGCGTAAAGTTGAACACACGCGAGCGCTGGTGTCCCCCCATtgtgcgctgctgcttcatAATACACAACACGTGAGCAGACTGCTACTACTCTGACGTTTCATCGAGTACATGGCCGGGTGACCTCGTTGACTCCTGAAGGGGTTGACTCTCGAAGGGACTCGGAAACGGGTGGGAGTTGGCTCTTTACAGCCGGCTACCCTGTACCCCCTGTGCTCGCCAGCAAAATATACTCTGCAAAGAAACGATGCGGCGGCTTGGGATTGAACGTGATTGAGCTATCACTCGATTCGCTCGGCCGTCCCTTCCCGTCATGCCTCACTGGTCGTTCATTTACAGCAGCCCGGTCAGATCCTACATATTGATTGGACTGCCCCCTGTAGCCCACACATCTCAACTTCCTGGATTGACAGGTACTCCCGTCAGTAGAAGGAGCACGGCCCCCCCCACAAACCAAACCCGCCTCGTAGCCAGGAAACAGTGTCGGTCTCTCAACGTCCTTCATGCTACGTAGACTAACTAGTAACTAATGTTAGTTGCTAAAGCTCGGGGTATATAGCAGCACTTAAGTGCTAGCAGGGGCGGGCTTTTATGCGCGCCATTGCTGACGTTGTTTTAGATGGGGAGAgagatgaggatgatggatgggggtGGATGAGTTAGTTGCTGGCTGATGGACTAACTTGACTCTTACTACTAGACGAACGGTGGATCCCGCACTgacgggatgggatgagaTGGGAATGGTACGGCGGCCcctccgtccgtccgtcccgcTACGGCaccggcccctcccctctgATCTGACGGTAAGCCCGCTggaaggggaaaaaaaaacaagCGCAGGACGTTTGCGGGGAAGAAC from Purpureocillium takamizusanense chromosome 12, complete sequence harbors:
- a CDS encoding uncharacterized protein (COG:S~EggNog:ENOG503P1GT), coding for MLLYTRVAPPKVPKRRSRAGCNFCKEKKKKCDEARPRCTRCEENGHECRYDPVKPRQRRRADQQQAAELGQQYQQPDDDDGVDDGVDNDGGQGGGGSGGANHADGQQGSAGAAAAGIGTVRPSRAGTPQRAAHRPPPLSLTTAGLARQHRQRAAAAPLCHARGGSSSSDASPDTASDDWPQSAATAVAGQPNNPLHHHRPYAAPTTDSAVSSAAPYTPCTDFGAFSFDPFDASIILPPNDGTVGHDDDGDVSPTIANDFAGFSPDASSPAAASPTSSRSLTLVPPSPRLEFTAPAFYEFSHDAGRRNLIAHFCNTLSHLIVLREDEGNNPFQQLVLPLSHGSQAVTGAIYALASAHLEVRGVDPGGAHASVRYHSQAIQGLARLIEQGDGVDRNELLAAIMLLIYYEVLVQRGRSNLVDGHLKGAMAIMGNGSPQNNPTGVFLERAFRFYDVIAALSFGTAPLSNCPSSGGFTPFAPLDSRGTTVAYDSVDALLGMATSLWPVIHRLSNLLAMKNELTAAVTAGELSKAAVLRAEFDSTCAAIEFALQEWEPILPQVLQQQQQQQRCPDEEDKAMDEERCRLQSILNSALAYRHSAFVYLYRSIYDCPREHPVVQLHTHVSLTHCEATVAHGGPMGSLLWPLFVSACEAMEPADRALARRSFAGISRRQGMKNIERAWCVVEEVWLRADAQQNTAAAAAAAADQEEENMGFFKMPPATKRRGDLWRKVSADMGWTIVFG